A stretch of Scheffersomyces stipitis CBS 6054 chromosome 2, complete sequence DNA encodes these proteins:
- a CDS encoding N-acetyl-gamma-glutamyl-phosphate reductase and acetylglutamate kinase (go_funtion acetylglutamate kinase activity~go_process amino acid biosynthesis; amino acid metabolism; arginine biosynthesis) codes for MLRQVARTSSVVKRLAPAALRVAPVSSSSTSNSANAAARSYSTRSTVVQLLNNIGSKREVEQYLKYFTSVSQQQFAVIKVGGAIITQQLPELASCLAFLYHVGLYPIVLHGTGPQINELLENEGVEPEYIDGIRITNPKTMEVVRKCFLEQNLRLVTALEKMGVHARPITAGVFGAEYLDQDKYQLVGKVNSVNKSPIEAAIEAGYLPILTSLAETPSGQLLNVNADVAAGELAREFEPLKIVYLNEKGGIINGNTGEKVSAINLDEEYEDLMKESWVKYGTKLKIKEIHDLLQHLPRSSSVAIIDVNDLQKELFTDSGAGTLIRRGYKLINRNSLKEFGNPDLLRNALLRDPEIKTGKLSVASYLKFLESVKFKSYGDEPLEVLAIVLEEANKIPKLDKFLSSKTGWLNNVTDNIFNSIKKDFSSLCWIVNENDSNLAWYFTKSDGSFAKNGEILFWYGLKTEEVSELIKEFDSSNIGSALSSSKESGVFSSPTQKRGFHTTKVRNYSNPNPPLRKGTNTEKAKVALIGARGYTGQNLISLIDRHPHLEISHVSSRELAGQKLQGYNKDNIVYSNLQVEDIKKLEENGEIDVWVMALPNGVCKPFVDAIESVENSKSKIVDLSADYRFDTTGEWIYGLPELNDRQTISNAKKISNPGCYATAAQLAIAPLKEYIDGLPTTFGVSGYSGAGTKPSPKNDVKFLENNLIPYSLTDHIHEKEISSQLGLQVAFLPHVAQWFQGISHTVSIPIKKGSLTSREIRNIYQDRYQGEQLITISGEAPLVRDISGKHGVVVGGFAVNSQQDRVVIVATIDNLLKGAATQCLQNINLILGYGEYEGIPDDVVIRG; via the exons ATGTTAAGACAAGTTGCCAGAACCTCGTCCGTGGTCAAGAGATTGGCCCCTGCTGCCCTCAGAGTAGCACCTGTG TCCAGTTCCAGTACTTCTAACTCTGCTAATGCTGCAGCTCGCTCATACTCTACCAGATCCACTGTGGTGCAGTTATTGAACAACATTGGTTCCAAAAGGGAAGTCGAACagtacttgaagtacttcaCTTCTGTTTCACAACAGCAGTTCGCTGTCATCAAGGTAGGAGGAGCTATCATCACCCAACAATTGCCAGAATTGGCATCGTGCTTGGCCTTCTTGTATCACGTTGGTCTTTACCCAATTGTGTTGCACGGAACTGGTCCTCagatcaacgagttgttggaaaacgaAGGTGTTGAGCCAGAATACATTGACGGAATCAGAATCACAAACCCTAAGACTATGGAAGTAGTCAGAAAGTGTTTCTTGGAACAAAACTTAAGATTGGTGACagctttggaaaagatgGGTGTTCATGCCAGACCCATCACTGCCGGTGTTTTTGGTGCCGAATACTTGGATCAAGACAAGTACCAGTTGGTTGGAAAGGTTAATTCTGTCAACAAGTCTCCTATCGAAGCTGCTATTGAAGCCGGATACTTGCCCATTCTTACTTCTTTAGCTGAAACACCATCTGGACAGTTGTTGAACGTCAATGCTGATGTTGCTGCTGGAGAATTGGCTAGAGAATTCGAGCCTTTGAAAATCGTCTACTTGAACGAAAAAGGTGGTATCATAAACGGTAACACTGGAGAAAAGGTTTCTGCCATCAACTTGGACGAAGAGTAtgaagacttgatgaagGAATCGTGGGTCAAGTACGGtaccaaattgaagatcaaagaaattCACGACTTGTTGCAACACTTGCCTAGATCATCTTCTGTTGCTATTATCGATGTTAACGACTTGCAAAAGGAACTTTTCACCGATTCTGGTGCAGGTACTTTGATCAGAAGAGGttacaagttgatcaaccGTAACTCGTTGAAGGAGTTCGGCAATCCagacttgttgagaaaTGCCTTGTTGAGAGATCCAGAAATCAAGACGGGCAAGTTATCAGTTGCTTCgtacttgaagttcttaGAATCCGTCAAATTCAAGAGTTACGGCGACGAGCCCTTGGAGGTGTTGGCTATcgttttggaagaagccaaCAAGATTCCAAAGTtagacaagttcttgtccTCCAAGACTGGATGGTTGAACAACGTCACTGACAACATCTTTAACTCTATTAAAAAGGACTTTTCATCATTATGCTGGATCgtaaatgaaaatgactCTAACCTCGCCTGGTACTTCACCAAGTCCGACGGTTCTTTCGCCAAGAACGGTGAAATCTTGTTCTGGTACGGTTTGAAGACCGAAGAAGTATCTGAATTGATCAAAGAGTTCGACTCTTCCAATATTGGCTCTGCTTTGTCATCTTCTAAGGAATCTGGtgttttctcttctccaaCGCAAAAGAGAGGTTTCCATACCACTAAAGTCAGAAACTACTCAAACCCAAACCCTCCATTACGTAAAGGTACAAACACAGAAAAGGCTAAGGTTGCTCTTATCGGTGCTAGAGGTTACACTGGACAAAATTTGATCTCTTTGATTGACAGACACCCTCATCTTGAAATCTCGCATGTTTCTTCTCGTGAATTGGCTGGTCAAAAGTTGCAAGGTTATAACAAGGACAACATCGTCTACTCAAACttacaagttgaagacatcaagaagttagaagaaaatggcgAAATCGACGTCTGGGTCATGGCCTTGCCAAACGGTGTCTGTAAACCATTTGTCGACGCTATTGAGTCAGTTGAAAActccaagtccaagattGTCGATTTATCTGCTGACTATAGATTTGACACTACTGGTGAATGGATCTACGGTTTGCCTGAATTGAACGATCGTCAAACTATCTCCAACGCAAAGAAAATCTCCAACCCTGGTTGTTACGCTACTGCTGCTCAATTGGCCATTGCTCCATTGAAGGAATACATCGATGGTCTCCCTACCACTTTTGGTGTCTCTGGTTACTCTGGTGCTGGTACTAAGCCATCTCCTAAGAACGACGtcaaattcttggaaaacaacttgattcCATACTCGTTGACCGACCACATCCATGAAAAGGAAATCAGCTCGCAATTGGGTCTCCAGGTTGCTTTCTTGCCCCACGTTGCTCAATGGTTCCAGGGTATTTCACACACCGTTTCTATTCCTATCAAGAAGGGCTCATTGACTTCCagagaaatcagaaacaTCTACCAGGACAGATACCAGGGAGAACAGTTGATCACTATCAGCGGAGAAGCTCCATTGGTGAGAGACATCAGCGGAAAGCACGGTGTCGTTGTTGGTGGCTTCGCCGTCAACTCCCAGCAAGACAGAGTTGTCATTGTGGCCACAATCGATAACTTGTTGAAGGGTGCTGCTACACAATGTTTGCAgaacatcaacttgatcttgggATACGGTGAATACGAGGGTATTCCAGATGACGTAGTCATCAGAGGTTAG